The DNA segment CGACACCTTCCCGGTGCAGGCGGGTCTCGGCCGCGTCGTCGCGCTCGCGAAAGAGGGTGACTTCGTCGGTCGCGCGGCGATCGAGCGCGGGCCCGAGGCGGATGCCCCGGTGCTCGTCGGTCTCGCGTCCGAGGGCCGTCGCGCTCCGCGCGCCGACTACGAGATCTACGACGGCCCGGGCGACGACGCCGGACGCGTGGGCGTCGTGACGTCGGGCGCGCTGTCGCCGACGCTCGGCCACCCCATCGCGATGGCGTACGTGTCGCCCGCCGTGCAGGCGGTCGGCACGCCCCTCTACGTCGACGTGCGCGGCACGCGCATCGAGGCATCCGTCGTCGCGCTGCCCTTCTACAAGCGCGCGTAAGCGCTCCCGCCGAGCCTCTCAACAACATTGGAGAACACCATGACCGACCGGAACGAACTCTTCTACACGCCCGAGCACGAGTGGGTGCGCGTCGACGGCGACACCGTCGTCGTCGGCATCACCGACTACGCGGCCGACAAGCTCGGCGACGTCGTCTACGTCGACCTGCCCAAGGTGGGCGCCGCCGTCACGGCCGGCACCGTCGTCGGCGAGATCGAGTCGACGAAGTCGGTGGGCGAGCTC comes from the Agromyces protaetiae genome and includes:
- the gcvH gene encoding glycine cleavage system protein GcvH, with the translated sequence MTDRNELFYTPEHEWVRVDGDTVVVGITDYAADKLGDVVYVDLPKVGAAVTAGTVVGEIESTKSVGELFAPVDGEVVEANQAVVDAPELVNSDPFGEGWLVKVKVGELPKLLTAAEYRALVGE